The genome window CTTAATAATCATTAATATCAAACATAAAAGAACCTGAATAAGGATATTCTTGATAATTTTTAACGATTCCTTTCCTCAACGGGTTGTTAAATATATAAAATGCAACTTCTTTGATGGTCTCTTCTTTTCTTAACACATGTTCGTAATAATTTATTTCCCATAATTGATTATTAAATTTCTTCTTATACAGGAAGCCAGTTTTTTGTTTGAAAGCAGCTATAAATTTTCTCATATCTGCTTCCTCATCATTCCCTTCAGTTAACAAATGTAAATGGTCAGGCATA of Acidobacteriota bacterium contains these proteins:
- a CDS encoding transposase, whose amino-acid sequence is MKEIGKDIKYKKRVRLKDFNYKGYNRYFVTICTNNNKNLFINKDLIDWLISELKEISNKHHFNIWAYCFMPDHLHLLTEGNDEEADMRKFIAAFKQKTGFLYKKKFNNQLWEINYYEHVLRKEETIKEVAFYIFNNPLRKGIVKNYQEYPYSGSFMFDINDY